One window of Streptococcus troglodytae genomic DNA carries:
- the dnaN gene encoding DNA polymerase III subunit beta translates to MIKFSINKAFFLQALNATKRAISSKNAIPILSSLKIEVNSQSITLTGSNGQISIENTISAKEENAGLLVTSSGAILLEANFFINIVSSLPDITLDFEEIDQHQVVLNSGKSEITLKGKDVEQYPRLQEVGTNNPLILETKLLKTIISETAFAASTQESRPILTGIHLVLTNHKEFKAVATDSHRMSQRKLTLDHSSDNFDVVIPSRSLREFAAVFTDDIESVEVFFSSSQILFRSEYISFYTRLLEGNYPDTDRLLVNNFETEVVFNTNALRYAMERAHLISNATQNGTVKLEVINNQVTAHVNSPEVGKVNEELDTESLSGNDLTISFNPTYLIEALKALKSETVTIRFISPIRPFTLIPSDDNENFIQLITPVRTN, encoded by the coding sequence ATGATAAAATTTTCAATTAATAAAGCTTTTTTCTTACAAGCCTTAAATGCCACTAAGCGAGCTATCAGCTCTAAGAATGCTATTCCTATTCTTTCTAGTTTAAAGATTGAAGTGAATTCTCAATCCATCACTTTAACAGGCTCTAATGGACAAATTTCCATTGAAAATACGATTTCAGCTAAAGAAGAAAATGCTGGACTGTTGGTTACTTCCTCAGGAGCTATCTTACTTGAAGCCAATTTCTTTATCAACATTGTTTCAAGCCTGCCTGATATTACTTTAGATTTTGAAGAAATTGATCAACATCAAGTCGTTTTAAATAGTGGAAAATCAGAAATTACACTTAAAGGTAAAGATGTGGAACAATATCCTCGTTTGCAGGAAGTTGGAACAAATAATCCTTTAATTTTAGAAACAAAATTGTTGAAAACAATTATTTCTGAGACAGCTTTTGCTGCTAGTACTCAAGAAAGCCGGCCAATTTTAACGGGTATCCATTTAGTATTGACAAATCATAAAGAGTTTAAGGCTGTTGCTACAGACTCTCATCGAATGAGTCAAAGAAAATTAACCCTTGATCATTCATCAGATAATTTTGATGTTGTTATTCCAAGCCGTTCTTTACGTGAATTTGCAGCTGTATTTACAGATGATATTGAATCTGTTGAGGTATTTTTCTCTAGCAGTCAAATCCTCTTTAGAAGTGAATATATTAGCTTCTACACGCGTCTGTTAGAAGGAAATTATCCTGATACTGATCGCTTGTTGGTCAATAACTTTGAAACAGAAGTTGTCTTCAATACTAACGCTCTTCGTTATGCTATGGAGCGTGCTCATTTAATCTCAAATGCTACCCAAAATGGTACCGTTAAATTGGAGGTTATTAACAATCAAGTAACAGCACATGTTAATTCACCTGAGGTTGGAAAAGTCAATGAAGAACTTGATACTGAAAGCTTATCAGGAAATGATTTAACAATAAGCTTTAATCCAACCTACTTGATCGAAGCTCTAAAGGCTCTTAAAAGTGAGACTGTCACAATTCGTTTTATTTCGCCCATCCGTCCTTTTACTTTGATACCGAGTGATGACAATGAAAACTTCATTCAATTGATTACACCTGTTCGCACAAACTAA
- a CDS encoding DUF951 domain-containing protein: MYELESLVEMKKPHACTIKATGKKANCWEVMRVGADIKIRCTNCDHVVMMSRHDFERKLKKVL; the protein is encoded by the coding sequence ATGTACGAATTAGAGTCTTTAGTTGAAATGAAAAAACCACATGCCTGTACGATTAAAGCTACAGGTAAAAAAGCCAATTGCTGGGAAGTAATGCGTGTTGGTGCAGATATTAAAATTCGTTGTACTAATTGTGATCATGTAGTCATGATGAGCCGCCATGACTTTGAGCGGAAGTTAAAGAAAGTTTTATAA
- a CDS encoding helix-turn-helix domain-containing protein: MILFSEQLKKYRNRKNLSQEDLAQKLFISRQAISKWENGEATPDMDNLVKIAEIFELSLDELVLGKESEKVVERVVETKAEKHMNGWEFLAGYWWLIFPLGGMLSWFLRSLIEILH, encoded by the coding sequence ATGATACTATTTTCAGAACAACTCAAAAAATATCGTAACAGAAAAAATCTTTCGCAAGAAGATTTAGCTCAGAAACTTTTTATTTCACGACAAGCTATTTCCAAGTGGGAAAATGGTGAAGCAACACCAGATATGGACAACTTGGTTAAAATTGCTGAGATTTTTGAGCTAAGTTTAGATGAACTGGTTTTAGGCAAGGAATCTGAGAAAGTTGTAGAGCGTGTTGTTGAAACGAAGGCTGAAAAACACATGAATGGCTGGGAATTTTTGGCAGGTTACTGGTGGTTGATATTTCCTCTTGGAGGAATGTTATCGTGGTTTCTAAGAAGTCTTATTGAGATTTTGCATTAA
- the ychF gene encoding redox-regulated ATPase YchF: protein MALTAGIVGLPNVGKSTLFNAITKAGAEAANYPFATIDPNVGMVEVPDIRLQKLTELIVPKKTVPTTFEFTDIAGIVKGASKGEGLGNKFLANIREVDAIVHVVRAFNDENVMREQGRESDFVDPIADIETINLELILADLESINKRYARVEKIARTQKDKDSVAEFNILQKIKPVLEDGKSARTIDFTEDEAKIVKGLFLLTTKPVLYVANVDEDKVADPDNIDYVQQIRGFAATENAEVVVISARAEEEISELDDEDRAEFLEAMGLNESGVDKLTRAAYHLLGLGTYFTAGEKEVRAWTFKRGIKAPQAAGIIHSDFEKGFIRAVTMSYDDLIKYGSEKAVKEAGRLREEGKDYIVQDGDIMEFRFNV, encoded by the coding sequence ATGGCTTTAACAGCAGGTATCGTTGGTTTGCCTAATGTTGGAAAATCAACGCTTTTTAATGCAATAACAAAGGCAGGAGCAGAAGCTGCCAACTATCCTTTTGCAACAATTGATCCTAATGTGGGTATGGTTGAAGTACCAGATATACGTTTACAGAAGTTGACAGAACTTATTGTGCCTAAAAAGACTGTGCCAACAACGTTTGAGTTCACAGATATTGCAGGCATTGTCAAGGGAGCGTCAAAAGGTGAAGGCCTTGGAAATAAATTTTTAGCTAATATCCGTGAAGTAGATGCTATTGTCCATGTTGTACGTGCTTTTAATGATGAAAATGTTATGCGTGAACAAGGACGTGAATCTGATTTTGTCGATCCAATAGCCGATATTGAAACCATTAATTTAGAATTAATTTTGGCAGATCTTGAGTCTATTAATAAGCGTTATGCGCGTGTCGAAAAAATTGCACGTACGCAAAAAGATAAGGATTCTGTAGCTGAGTTTAACATTCTTCAAAAGATAAAACCAGTTCTTGAAGATGGAAAGTCAGCACGTACCATTGATTTTACAGAAGATGAAGCAAAAATTGTCAAAGGATTGTTCTTATTGACAACTAAACCAGTGCTTTATGTGGCCAATGTTGATGAAGACAAAGTAGCTGATCCAGATAATATTGATTATGTTCAACAAATCCGTGGATTTGCAGCAACGGAAAATGCTGAAGTTGTTGTTATTTCAGCGCGTGCTGAAGAAGAAATTTCTGAACTTGATGATGAAGATAGAGCAGAGTTTTTAGAAGCAATGGGCTTAAATGAATCAGGTGTTGATAAATTAACACGAGCAGCTTATCATTTATTGGGTCTTGGAACTTACTTTACAGCTGGTGAAAAAGAAGTACGTGCTTGGACCTTTAAACGTGGTATCAAAGCACCACAAGCTGCAGGAATTATTCATTCGGATTTTGAAAAAGGCTTCATCCGTGCTGTAACCATGTCTTATGATGATCTTATCAAATATGGCTCTGAAAAAGCTGTCAAAGAAGCTGGTCGTCTACGTGAAGAAGGTAAAGATTATATTGTTCAAGATGGCGATATTATGGAATTCCGATTCAATGTTTAA
- the pth gene encoding aminoacyl-tRNA hydrolase → MTKLIVGLGNPGSKYHETKHNVGFMALDRIVKPLNVHFKENKTFKAETAATFINDEKIYFIKPTTFMNASGLAVRAFLAYYNLTVEDLIVIYDDLDMEVGKVRFRQRGSAGGHNGIKSIIKEIGTQEFDRIKIGIGRPKDKMTVVNHVLGKFDKEDQITILNTLDKVDKAVNYYLQTKNFEQTMQKFNG, encoded by the coding sequence ATGACTAAATTAATTGTCGGCCTTGGAAATCCAGGCAGTAAATATCATGAAACAAAACATAATGTTGGCTTTATGGCTCTTGACAGGATTGTCAAGCCTTTGAATGTTCACTTTAAAGAAAATAAAACATTTAAAGCAGAAACAGCAGCAACTTTTATTAATGATGAAAAAATTTATTTTATTAAACCAACTACATTTATGAATGCCAGTGGTTTAGCTGTTAGAGCTTTCCTAGCTTATTATAATTTAACTGTAGAAGATTTAATTGTTATTTATGATGATCTTGATATGGAGGTAGGAAAAGTACGTTTTCGTCAAAGAGGCTCTGCTGGTGGACATAATGGCATAAAAAGTATTATCAAGGAAATTGGGACTCAGGAATTTGATCGTATCAAGATTGGTATTGGTCGTCCAAAGGATAAGATGACAGTTGTCAACCATGTTTTAGGAAAATTTGATAAAGAAGATCAAATAACTATTTTAAACACACTTGATAAAGTTGACAAAGCTGTCAATTATTATTTACAAACGAAAAATTTCGAACAAACAATGCAAAAATTTAATGGGTAA
- a CDS encoding RNA-binding S4 domain-containing protein produces MRLDKYLKVSRIIKRRPVAKEVADKGRIKVNGILAKSSTDLKINDIIEIRFGNKLLTVRVLEMKDSTKKEDAAKMYEIISETRIDLNGET; encoded by the coding sequence ATGAGATTAGACAAATATTTAAAGGTATCACGTATCATTAAACGTCGGCCTGTGGCTAAGGAAGTTGCTGATAAAGGACGAATTAAAGTAAATGGTATTCTGGCTAAAAGTTCAACAGATTTAAAAATAAATGACATCATTGAAATACGTTTTGGTAATAAGTTATTGACTGTTCGTGTTTTAGAAATGAAAGATAGCACCAAAAAAGAAGATGCTGCAAAAATGTATGAAATAATAAGTGAGACGAGGATTGATTTAAATGGAGAAACCTAA
- a CDS encoding SP_0009 family protein, whose protein sequence is MKNLIETVEKFLTYSDEKLEELSKKNQALREETSHQKSK, encoded by the coding sequence ATGAAAAATTTAATTGAAACAGTTGAGAAATTTTTAACTTATTCTGATGAAAAATTAGAAGAATTATCCAAAAAGAATCAAGCTTTACGAGAAGAAACATCTCATCAAAAATCAAAGTAG
- the tilS gene encoding tRNA lysidine(34) synthetase TilS has product MTYEKMLKYVQEKKFFETHYNILIAVSGGVDSMNLLHFLHIYQKKLQLRIAVAHVNHKQRPQADEEEIYLKNWARDNHIPFYAAVFKGTFSEKKARDFRYTFFKNIMKEHGYTALVTAHHADDQAETVFLRLLRGSRLRYLTGIKEIQEFGNGQLIRPFLKFYKKDLPNIFHFDDDSNQGNSYLRNRIRNHYLPILTQENPKLSQHLIQMSEETNLLFKAFSDLTSGLDVQDCQIFRSQSEAIQYFLLQNYLRKFPNLEISKAQFDNLLHILKTKDYYYDYLKNSYYLKKDQKRFEICKIGPETDRFEGEKVLEYDSMVKYGQYIFSFQEDSNSKKGIPVRNDFPIIIRRRKPGDKIKLGSHSKKLRRLFIDEKIPIFKRSNAIIVEQDSDIILILLDGVTYLRKGFKDDIMKGRLYIQNRNW; this is encoded by the coding sequence ATGACTTATGAAAAAATGTTAAAGTATGTTCAAGAGAAAAAATTTTTTGAGACGCATTATAACATTCTAATAGCTGTATCAGGTGGGGTAGATTCGATGAATTTGCTGCACTTTTTGCATATTTATCAGAAAAAACTGCAACTTAGAATAGCCGTAGCTCATGTGAATCACAAACAGAGACCGCAAGCTGATGAAGAAGAAATTTATCTTAAAAATTGGGCACGAGACAATCATATTCCTTTTTATGCTGCTGTTTTTAAGGGAACTTTTTCAGAAAAAAAGGCGCGTGATTTTCGTTATACTTTTTTTAAAAATATAATGAAAGAGCATGGATATACAGCTCTTGTTACGGCTCATCATGCTGATGATCAGGCTGAGACAGTCTTTTTACGCTTACTCAGAGGATCACGTTTACGATATTTGACTGGTATTAAAGAAATTCAGGAGTTTGGCAATGGTCAACTGATTCGTCCTTTTTTAAAATTTTATAAGAAGGACCTACCAAATATATTCCATTTTGATGATGATTCAAATCAAGGAAATTCTTATCTTAGAAATAGAATTAGAAATCATTACTTACCTATTTTGACACAGGAAAATCCTAAATTAAGTCAACATTTAATCCAAATGAGTGAAGAAACCAATCTCCTTTTCAAGGCTTTTTCAGATTTAACCTCAGGATTAGATGTTCAAGATTGTCAAATTTTTAGAAGTCAAAGTGAAGCAATACAGTACTTTTTATTGCAGAACTATCTAAGAAAATTTCCAAATTTAGAAATCAGTAAAGCTCAATTTGACAATCTACTCCATATTCTGAAAACGAAGGACTATTACTATGATTATTTAAAAAATAGTTACTATTTAAAAAAGGATCAAAAAAGATTTGAAATTTGTAAAATAGGTCCTGAGACGGATAGATTTGAAGGTGAAAAAGTATTAGAATATGACAGTATGGTCAAATATGGTCAGTACATTTTCTCTTTTCAAGAGGATTCAAATTCAAAAAAGGGAATCCCTGTAAGAAATGATTTTCCTATTATTATAAGACGTCGTAAGCCTGGGGATAAAATCAAATTAGGAAGTCATTCTAAAAAATTGCGGCGTTTATTTATAGATGAAAAAATTCCTATTTTTAAACGTTCAAATGCTATCATTGTTGAACAAGATAGCGATATTATATTAATTCTTTTAGATGGAGTTACTTATTTGAGAAAAGGTTTTAAAGATGATATAATGAAAGGCAGACTGTATATTCAAAATAGAAATTGGTGA
- the hpt gene encoding hypoxanthine phosphoribosyltransferase, producing the protein MLEQNIKKVLYSEEEIIVKTKELGAQLTKDYDGKNPLLVGVLKGSVPFMAELMKHIDTHIEIDFMVVSSYHGGTTSSGEVKILKDVDTNIENRDVVFIEDIIDTGRTLKYLRDMFKYRQANSVRIATLFDKPEGRVVDIDADYVCYKVPNEFIVGFGLDYAENYRNLPYVGVLKEDVYSK; encoded by the coding sequence ATGCTTGAACAGAATATTAAGAAAGTTCTCTATTCTGAAGAGGAAATCATTGTTAAGACAAAAGAATTAGGTGCTCAGTTAACCAAAGATTATGATGGTAAAAATCCGCTTTTGGTGGGTGTTTTAAAGGGTTCTGTCCCTTTTATGGCTGAGTTAATGAAACATATTGATACTCATATTGAGATTGATTTCATGGTCGTATCAAGTTATCATGGCGGAACCACGAGTAGTGGTGAGGTGAAGATTTTAAAAGATGTTGATACTAACATTGAAAATCGCGATGTTGTTTTTATTGAAGACATTATTGATACAGGCCGAACCTTGAAATATCTACGTGATATGTTCAAGTATCGTCAAGCAAATTCTGTGAGGATTGCCACATTATTTGACAAACCAGAAGGTCGTGTTGTTGATATTGACGCGGATTATGTTTGTTATAAAGTGCCTAATGAATTTATTGTTGGTTTTGGATTAGATTATGCTGAAAATTATCGTAATCTTCCTTATGTAGGAGTCTTGAAAGAAGACGTTTATTCAAAATAA
- the ftsH gene encoding ATP-dependent zinc metalloprotease FtsH: MKNNRNNGFVRNSLVYIILILAIVTGFQYFFRGTGSQSEKISYTTLVKRVKSGDIKSITYQPSGSIVQVTGDYTKSREIKTNSDLAFFNGTTTKVKKFTSIVLPNSASIEKIEKLAEDKGTKISVKQESSSGAWISFLMSFLPILIMIFFFTMMLNQSGGGARGAMSFGKNKARSSSKSDVKVRFSDVAGAEEEKQELIEVVDFLKDPKRYKALGARIPAGVLLEGPPGTGKTLLAKAVAGEAGVPFFSISGSDFVEMFVGVGASRVRSLFEDAKKAERAIIFIDEIDAVGRRRGAGMGGGNDEREQTLNQLLIEMDGFEGNENIIVIAATNRSDVLDPALLRPGRFDRKVLVGQPDVKGREAILRVHAKNKPLASDVDLKVVAQQTPGFVGADLENVLNEAALVAARRSKKIIDASDIDEAEDRVIAGPSKKDKTVSEHERQMIAYHEAGHTIVGLVLSNARVVHKVTIVPRGRAGGYMIALPKEDQNLLSKSDLKEQLAGLMGGRVAEEIIFNAQTTGASNDFEQATQLARAMVTEYGMSEKLGPVQYEGNHSMMPGQFAPEKTYSAQTALLVDEEVRELLNEARNKAAGIINDNRETHKLIAEALLKYETLDAAQIKSIYETGKIPEKSEDSKDAHALSYDEIKEKMSEDSTD; the protein is encoded by the coding sequence ATGAAAAATAATCGAAATAATGGATTTGTTAGAAATTCTCTTGTTTATATCATATTGATTTTAGCTATTGTGACAGGTTTTCAATATTTTTTTAGAGGAACAGGTTCACAAAGTGAAAAAATTAGTTATACGACTCTCGTTAAACGCGTCAAATCGGGTGATATAAAATCAATTACTTACCAACCAAGCGGCAGTATTGTCCAAGTAACAGGTGATTACACAAAGTCTCGAGAAATTAAAACTAATAGTGACTTAGCTTTTTTCAATGGGACGACAACAAAAGTTAAAAAGTTCACCTCAATTGTCCTTCCTAATAGCGCTTCTATTGAAAAAATTGAAAAATTAGCAGAAGATAAAGGAACTAAAATTTCTGTTAAACAAGAGAGTTCAAGCGGAGCTTGGATCTCCTTCTTAATGAGCTTCTTGCCAATTCTCATAATGATCTTCTTCTTCACTATGATGTTAAATCAAAGTGGCGGCGGTGCCCGTGGTGCCATGAGTTTTGGTAAAAATAAAGCTCGTTCTTCTTCTAAAAGTGATGTCAAGGTTCGCTTCTCAGATGTTGCTGGTGCAGAAGAAGAAAAACAAGAACTTATTGAAGTTGTTGATTTTCTAAAAGATCCTAAACGTTATAAGGCTTTAGGTGCCCGTATTCCAGCCGGTGTTCTACTTGAGGGCCCTCCAGGAACAGGAAAAACACTTCTTGCTAAAGCAGTAGCCGGTGAAGCTGGTGTTCCGTTCTTCTCTATTTCTGGTTCTGATTTTGTTGAAATGTTTGTTGGGGTTGGTGCTAGCCGTGTTCGTTCATTATTTGAAGATGCTAAGAAAGCAGAGCGTGCCATTATCTTTATTGATGAAATTGATGCTGTTGGTCGTCGTCGTGGTGCTGGTATGGGCGGCGGAAATGATGAACGCGAACAAACACTTAACCAACTGTTGATTGAAATGGATGGTTTTGAAGGTAATGAAAATATTATTGTTATTGCGGCAACCAACCGTAGTGATGTCTTGGATCCAGCCCTTCTTCGTCCAGGTCGTTTTGACCGTAAAGTTCTTGTTGGTCAACCAGATGTTAAAGGTCGTGAAGCGATTTTACGTGTCCATGCTAAAAATAAACCTCTAGCTAGTGATGTTGATCTAAAAGTTGTTGCGCAACAAACACCAGGTTTTGTAGGTGCTGATTTAGAAAATGTTCTGAATGAAGCTGCTCTTGTTGCTGCTCGTCGTAGTAAAAAGATAATTGATGCCAGTGATATTGATGAAGCAGAAGATCGCGTTATTGCAGGTCCTTCTAAGAAAGATAAAACTGTTTCTGAACATGAACGTCAAATGATTGCCTATCATGAAGCTGGACATACCATTGTAGGACTTGTTTTATCGAATGCACGAGTTGTTCATAAAGTTACTATTGTTCCTCGTGGTCGAGCTGGTGGTTATATGATTGCTCTTCCAAAAGAAGATCAAAATCTCCTATCTAAGAGTGATTTGAAAGAACAATTAGCTGGTCTTATGGGAGGACGTGTTGCAGAAGAAATTATCTTCAATGCTCAAACAACAGGTGCTTCAAACGACTTTGAACAAGCCACTCAACTAGCGCGAGCAATGGTAACAGAATATGGTATGAGTGAAAAGCTCGGTCCAGTTCAATATGAGGGTAATCATTCAATGATGCCAGGACAATTTGCACCAGAAAAGACCTATTCAGCACAAACAGCTCTTCTTGTTGATGAAGAAGTTCGTGAACTTCTTAATGAAGCTCGCAATAAGGCAGCTGGAATTATCAATGATAATCGTGAAACACATAAATTAATTGCAGAAGCGCTTCTTAAATATGAAACTTTGGATGCTGCGCAAATTAAATCCATTTATGAGACTGGTAAGATACCTGAAAAATCAGAGGATTCAAAGGACGCACATGCGCTTTCTTATGATGAAATAAAAGAAAAAATGTCTGAAGATAGTACTGATTAA
- a CDS encoding APC family permease: protein MTIFRKKNTNLDKTEMKRHLKVFDLIFLGLGSMVGTGIFTITGIGAAKYAGPALIISIIISAIAVGISALFYAEFTSRIPANGGAYSYLYATLGEFPAWLAGWYIIMEFLTAISSVASGWGSYFKGLLSSYGIELPSLLNGTFNPAKNNYIDLLPILVIFLVTGIVLLNSKIALRFNSSLVVMKFSALALFIIIGLFHIKPENWSNFAPFGFGKIYGGQTGIMAGASLMFFAFLGFESISMAVDEVQKPQKNIPKGIIASLTIVTILYVSITLVLTGIVHYSKLDVTDAVAFALRQVGLNWAANYISVIAILTLITVCISMTFALARTVYSISRDGLLPKQLGIVTKHSKVPKNATLLVGFASMICAGVFPLSSIAEFLNICTLAYLIMLAIAIIKLRKDQGQPKIGEFKTPFIPFLPIVSIVICLSLMSQYKSVTWIAFGISTSIGFLIYFTYGYRHSTIFIEK, encoded by the coding sequence ATGACTATTTTCAGAAAGAAGAATACTAATTTAGATAAAACAGAAATGAAACGTCACCTTAAAGTATTTGATCTAATTTTTCTTGGATTAGGATCAATGGTTGGAACAGGAATTTTTACAATTACTGGTATTGGTGCAGCTAAGTATGCGGGTCCTGCTTTGATTATTTCAATTATTATTTCGGCAATTGCCGTTGGAATTTCTGCACTTTTCTATGCTGAATTTACCTCTCGAATACCTGCAAATGGTGGAGCTTACAGTTACTTATATGCTACTTTGGGTGAATTTCCTGCTTGGTTAGCTGGTTGGTACATTATTATGGAATTTCTTACTGCAATTTCAAGTGTAGCATCTGGTTGGGGAAGTTATTTCAAGGGATTGTTATCAAGCTATGGTATTGAATTACCATCTTTGCTTAATGGTACTTTTAATCCAGCTAAAAATAATTACATTGACTTACTTCCTATCTTAGTCATTTTTTTAGTTACAGGAATCGTGTTATTAAATTCTAAAATTGCCTTACGCTTTAATAGTAGTTTGGTTGTAATGAAATTTTCTGCCTTAGCCCTTTTTATAATTATTGGATTGTTTCATATAAAACCTGAAAATTGGTCTAATTTTGCACCTTTTGGTTTTGGAAAAATTTATGGTGGACAAACTGGAATAATGGCTGGCGCTTCTTTGATGTTTTTTGCATTTTTAGGATTTGAATCTATTTCAATGGCAGTGGATGAAGTTCAAAAACCACAAAAAAATATTCCCAAAGGTATTATTGCTTCTTTAACGATTGTTACCATTCTTTATGTTAGTATTACTCTTGTATTAACTGGTATTGTTCATTATTCTAAATTAGATGTTACTGATGCAGTTGCCTTTGCACTTCGTCAAGTGGGTTTGAACTGGGCGGCAAACTATATTTCAGTGATTGCGATTCTGACTCTTATAACAGTTTGCATTTCTATGACTTTTGCTTTAGCTAGAACCGTTTATAGTATTAGTCGTGATGGATTATTACCAAAACAACTCGGCATTGTTACCAAACATAGCAAAGTTCCGAAAAATGCTACTCTTCTTGTTGGTTTTGCTTCTATGATTTGTGCTGGAGTTTTTCCGCTTTCTAGCATTGCAGAATTTTTAAATATTTGTACCCTAGCTTATCTTATTATGTTGGCTATTGCTATTATCAAGCTCAGAAAAGATCAAGGACAGCCTAAAATTGGAGAATTCAAAACACCATTTATTCCGTTTTTACCTATTGTTTCTATAGTTATATGCTTATCTCTTATGAGTCAATATAAGTCTGTCACTTGGATTGCATTTGGAATCAGTACATCTATAGGTTTCTTAATTTACTTTACATATGGTTATAGACATTCAACTATTTTCATAGAAAAATAA
- the mreC gene encoding rod shape-determining protein MreC, with amino-acid sequence MKKKRLSRFIVFVITVLLTISIGLFFIFQDSVIIKSVSKPVNLVVSSADEIVHWPFQLIDNTKHLFKTNSENQTLKRKLEKFEGQKGDLERLKEENTALRKTLKIKENFPDLTVLSSKVIVRSPVSWLDILTIDLGKNDGVTKNMLALSNGNLVGKITQVTATSSSVKLLSNTKSIDEIPVKIASQKGDVFGILTHYDPKTSTFEITQLTSSLDVKKGDSVTTSGLDGQSVEGVSVGKVVSEENNSNNLSRKIFVKPAVDLSDISHVTLVGD; translated from the coding sequence ATGAAAAAAAAGAGATTGTCACGTTTTATTGTATTTGTTATCACGGTATTATTAACAATTTCAATAGGACTTTTTTTTATTTTCCAAGATTCTGTTATTATAAAATCGGTATCAAAGCCTGTTAATTTAGTTGTTTCTAGCGCTGATGAGATCGTACATTGGCCTTTTCAATTAATTGATAATACTAAGCATTTGTTTAAAACTAATTCAGAAAATCAAACATTAAAGCGTAAGTTAGAAAAATTTGAAGGACAAAAAGGTGATTTAGAGAGATTAAAAGAAGAAAACACAGCACTTCGTAAGACTTTAAAAATTAAAGAAAATTTCCCTGATCTAACTGTTTTATCCTCTAAAGTTATTGTTCGTTCCCCGGTTTCTTGGTTAGATATATTAACTATAGATTTAGGAAAAAATGATGGGGTGACAAAAAATATGTTAGCCCTTTCAAATGGTAATTTAGTGGGGAAAATTACTCAAGTTACTGCTACCTCTAGTTCCGTAAAACTACTTTCCAATACTAAAAGCATTGATGAAATTCCAGTCAAAATTGCAAGCCAAAAGGGTGATGTTTTTGGCATTTTAACACATTATGATCCTAAAACCAGTACTTTTGAAATTACTCAATTAACCTCCTCCTTAGATGTTAAGAAAGGGGACAGTGTTACAACGAGTGGCTTAGATGGACAAAGTGTTGAAGGTGTGTCTGTTGGTAAGGTTGTATCTGAAGAAAATAATTCAAACAATCTTTCTCGGAAGATTTTCGTTAAACCAGCGGTAGATTTATCTGATATCTCCCATGTAACTTTAGTAGGTGATTAA